A genomic segment from Sphingopyxis sp. DBS4 encodes:
- a CDS encoding 3-hydroxyacyl-CoA dehydrogenase NAD-binding domain-containing protein — MIVGVIGAGQMGAGIAQVSAGAGHDVLLADIDIARAEAGKAGIAKALGRLVVKEKMTQADADALLGRITPVADHAAFAPADLVVEAATEREEIKRAIFASVGQHLSDTAILASNTSSIPITRLAQAAPHPARFIGVHFFNPVPVMGLIELIRGLATSDATLAAVEAYGRGLGKEIVHANDAPGFIVNRVLMPLINEAIFALGEGVATMQDIDTGCRLGLNHPMGPITLADFIGLDTCLEIIRVLQSGTGDPKFRPAPLLVQYVEAGWVGKKAGRGFYDWTGPEPVPTR; from the coding sequence ATGATCGTCGGCGTCATCGGGGCAGGGCAAATGGGCGCGGGGATCGCGCAGGTGTCGGCGGGGGCCGGTCACGACGTGCTGCTGGCCGACATCGACATCGCCCGCGCCGAAGCGGGCAAGGCCGGCATCGCTAAGGCGCTCGGCCGGCTGGTGGTGAAGGAAAAGATGACGCAGGCCGACGCCGACGCGCTGCTCGGCCGCATCACGCCGGTCGCGGACCATGCCGCTTTCGCCCCCGCCGACCTCGTCGTCGAGGCCGCGACCGAGCGCGAGGAGATCAAGCGCGCGATCTTCGCGAGCGTCGGCCAGCATCTTTCGGACACCGCGATCCTCGCCAGCAACACCAGCTCGATTCCGATCACCCGCCTCGCACAGGCGGCGCCCCATCCGGCGCGCTTCATCGGCGTTCATTTCTTCAACCCGGTGCCGGTGATGGGCCTGATCGAGCTGATCCGCGGCCTCGCCACCAGCGACGCAACGCTCGCGGCGGTGGAGGCCTATGGCCGCGGCCTCGGCAAGGAGATCGTCCATGCGAACGACGCGCCGGGCTTTATCGTCAACCGCGTGCTGATGCCGCTGATCAACGAGGCGATCTTCGCACTCGGCGAAGGCGTTGCGACGATGCAGGACATCGATACCGGCTGTCGCCTCGGCCTCAACCATCCGATGGGGCCGATCACCCTCGCCGACTTCATCGGCCTCGACACCTGCCTCGAGATCATCCGCGTGCTGCAGTCGGGCACCGGCGACCCGAAATTCCGCCCCGCCCCGCTGCTCGTCCAATATGTCGAGGCAGGCTGGGTCGGCAAGAAAGCGGGGCGCGGCTTCTACGACTGGACCGGGCCAGAGCCGGTGCCGACGCGCTAA
- the egtD gene encoding L-histidine N(alpha)-methyltransferase encodes MGIVRQLRQISADDSGVDPAFRADVHAGLSQRQKAIPARWFYDATGSALFEDITALPEYYPTRSETDLLTRHAADMAAAIGPGRAVVELGSGSSTKTPLLLQAIGPAAYVPVDISGDFLRDSATALAARFPGLPVYPVEADFTHKVDLPREIAALPKLGFFPGSTIGNMVARTAIDLLRGWRATLGDGALLLIGVDRIKDVTTLELAYDDPAGVTAAFNINLLERINRELDGTIPVDNFMHRASWNDVHARIEMHLVAACDMEFIVDGRAYAMTKGETIHSENSHKYGPRDANLLLRAGGWTPVRTWDDVDPAFALILAEATEFRSAP; translated from the coding sequence ATGGGTATCGTGCGTCAACTTCGGCAGATTTCCGCCGACGATAGCGGCGTCGACCCGGCTTTCCGCGCCGACGTCCATGCCGGGCTGTCGCAGCGGCAGAAGGCGATTCCCGCGCGCTGGTTCTACGACGCGACCGGATCGGCGCTGTTCGAGGATATTACCGCGCTGCCCGAATATTATCCGACGCGCAGCGAAACCGACCTGCTGACGCGCCACGCCGCCGACATGGCGGCGGCGATCGGGCCGGGCCGCGCGGTCGTCGAACTCGGCTCGGGCAGCTCGACCAAGACGCCCTTGCTGCTTCAGGCGATCGGGCCCGCGGCCTATGTTCCCGTCGATATTTCGGGCGACTTCCTGCGTGACAGCGCGACCGCGCTCGCGGCGCGCTTTCCGGGGCTTCCCGTCTATCCGGTCGAGGCCGATTTCACCCACAAGGTCGATTTGCCGCGCGAGATCGCCGCGCTGCCCAAGCTCGGCTTCTTTCCGGGCTCGACGATCGGCAACATGGTCGCACGCACCGCGATCGACCTCTTGCGCGGCTGGCGCGCCACGCTCGGCGACGGGGCGCTGCTTTTGATCGGAGTCGACCGGATCAAGGATGTCACGACGCTCGAACTGGCCTATGACGATCCTGCGGGAGTCACCGCGGCGTTCAACATCAACCTGCTCGAACGCATCAATCGCGAGCTGGACGGAACGATCCCGGTCGATAATTTCATGCATCGGGCGAGCTGGAACGATGTGCACGCGCGGATCGAAATGCATCTCGTCGCCGCGTGCGACATGGAGTTCATCGTCGACGGACGCGCCTATGCGATGACGAAGGGCGAAACGATCCACAGCGAGAACAGCCATAAATACGGTCCCCGCGACGCGAACCTGCTGCTCCGCGCCGGCGGCTGGACCCCGGTGCGGACCTGGGACGATGTCGACCCCGCCTTCGCGCTGATCCTGGCCGAAGCGACCGAGTTCCGCTCCGCCCCTTGA
- the egtB gene encoding ergothioneine biosynthesis protein EgtB: protein MASRTDASPAIDPQGDLARRFAATRRLSLDLVAPLSDADASAQSMPDASPAKWHLAHTSWFFETFVLRNHLPGYRAFDDRYAYLFNSYYEAEGPRHARPRRGLLTRPSLDEVCIWRAHVDAAVQSALPDLPPAALALVELGIHHEQQHQELLLTDIKHLFAQNPLGPAAWPRDAAIANEVAHFSAPLTPAAKSAGALQWVRGAEGVVSVGHDGDGFAFDCERPRFSALLTSHALASRPVTNGEWQEFVADGGYHTPSLWLSDGWAWVQAEDVEAPAYWREGHSFTLSGWQAIDPAAPVTHISFYEADAFATWAGARLPTEQEWEAAAAACDPQGGQQLDAAGPAQPAAASADTGLQQMFGSVWEWTGSAYRPYPGFRAAPGAVGEYNGKFMSGQFVLRGGSCATPRGHMRASYRNFFYPHQRWQFTGVRLAKDL, encoded by the coding sequence ATGGCCAGCCGCACCGACGCATCGCCCGCTATTGACCCGCAGGGCGACCTGGCCCGGCGCTTCGCCGCGACCCGGCGGCTGTCGCTCGACCTCGTGGCGCCGCTCTCCGACGCCGATGCGAGCGCGCAGTCGATGCCCGACGCCTCGCCCGCGAAATGGCATCTCGCGCACACGAGCTGGTTCTTCGAGACGTTCGTGCTGCGCAATCATCTGCCTGGCTATCGCGCGTTCGACGATCGCTACGCCTATCTCTTCAACAGCTATTACGAGGCCGAGGGGCCGCGCCATGCGCGCCCGCGCCGCGGCCTGTTGACGCGACCGTCGCTGGACGAGGTCTGCATCTGGCGCGCGCATGTCGACGCCGCGGTGCAGAGCGCGCTTCCCGATCTGCCCCCGGCCGCGCTCGCGCTGGTCGAGCTCGGCATCCACCACGAGCAGCAGCATCAGGAATTGCTGCTCACCGATATCAAGCATCTCTTCGCCCAGAACCCGCTCGGTCCGGCGGCATGGCCGCGCGACGCTGCAATCGCGAATGAAGTTGCGCACTTTTCTGCGCCTCTCACGCCCGCAGCCAAAAGCGCGGGCGCGCTCCAGTGGGTCCGCGGCGCGGAAGGCGTGGTGTCGGTCGGCCACGACGGCGATGGCTTCGCCTTCGACTGCGAACGCCCGCGCTTTTCGGCGCTGCTGACCTCGCACGCGCTCGCCAGCCGCCCGGTGACGAACGGCGAATGGCAGGAATTCGTCGCCGACGGCGGCTATCATACCCCGTCGCTGTGGCTCAGCGACGGCTGGGCGTGGGTGCAGGCGGAGGATGTCGAAGCGCCCGCCTATTGGCGCGAGGGGCATTCTTTCACCCTGTCGGGCTGGCAGGCGATCGACCCCGCGGCGCCGGTGACCCATATCAGCTTCTATGAGGCCGATGCTTTCGCTACCTGGGCCGGCGCACGTCTGCCGACCGAACAGGAGTGGGAGGCGGCCGCCGCCGCCTGCGACCCGCAGGGCGGCCAGCAACTCGACGCGGCCGGGCCGGCGCAGCCCGCGGCTGCGTCCGCCGACACAGGCTTGCAACAGATGTTCGGCAGCGTGTGGGAATGGACCGGCAGCGCCTATCGCCCCTATCCCGGCTTCCGCGCCGCGCCGGGCGCGGTCGGCGAATATAATGGCAAGTTCATGAGCGGGCAGTTCGTGCTGCGCGGCGGAAGCTGCGCAACCCCGCGCGGCCATATGCGCGCCAGCTACCGCAATTTCTTTTACCCCCACCAGCGCTGGCAATTCACCGGCGTTCGGCTCGCGAAAGACCTCTGA
- a CDS encoding cob(I)yrinic acid a,c-diamide adenosyltransferase codes for MVKLNKIYTRTGDGGTTGLVDGSRIAKSAPLMAAVGDVDEANSWVGLAAAALDPASDEAAMLSRIQNELFDLGADLATPPDSERGFGPHDMALRIVPGQIARLEEEIDRMNEALESLRSFILPGGTEAAARLHLARAVTRRAERAAVAAGAERDLNPLALSYLNRLSDHLFVLTRHINAGAGGDILWKPGATR; via the coding sequence ATGGTCAAACTCAACAAGATCTACACCCGCACCGGCGACGGCGGCACCACCGGGCTCGTCGACGGCTCGCGCATCGCCAAGTCGGCGCCGCTGATGGCGGCGGTCGGCGATGTCGACGAAGCGAACAGCTGGGTCGGCCTCGCCGCCGCCGCGCTCGATCCGGCGAGCGACGAGGCGGCGATGCTGTCGCGCATCCAGAACGAATTGTTCGACCTCGGCGCCGACCTTGCGACGCCGCCCGACAGCGAACGCGGCTTCGGTCCGCACGACATGGCGCTGCGCATCGTCCCCGGCCAGATCGCGCGGCTGGAGGAAGAGATCGACCGCATGAACGAAGCGCTCGAATCGCTTCGCAGCTTCATCCTGCCCGGCGGCACCGAAGCCGCCGCGCGGCTCCACCTCGCCCGCGCGGTGACCCGCCGCGCCGAACGCGCCGCGGTCGCCGCCGGCGCGGAGCGCGACCTCAACCCGCTGGCGCTCTCCTATCTCAACCGCCTGTCGGACCATCTTTTCGTGCTGACCCGGCATATCAATGCCGGCGCGGGCGGCGACATCCTCTGGAAACCCGGCGCGACGCGCTGA
- a CDS encoding HIG1 domain-containing protein: MQIILVLAVVVAAGLVLFSLARGLIYFAKGHQAALDGTIHENQVMQNRMMMARVKWQAITIILLIIIGVTAAGS, from the coding sequence ATGCAGATCATCCTCGTCCTTGCGGTCGTCGTGGCGGCCGGCCTCGTCCTCTTCTCGCTTGCGCGCGGGCTCATCTATTTCGCCAAGGGGCATCAGGCCGCGCTCGACGGCACGATCCACGAAAATCAGGTGATGCAGAACCGGATGATGATGGCCCGCGTCAAATGGCAGGCGATCACCATCATCCTGCTCATCATCATCGGCGTGACCGCTGCCGGCAGCTGA
- the gluQRS gene encoding tRNA glutamyl-Q(34) synthetase GluQRS — protein MLTRFAPSPTGELHLGHAYSAALAHGAARDAGGRFRIRIDDIDGSRSREDYVAASLANLAWLGLDWDGDPVRQSSHLGDYAAALDHLRARGLVYPCFCTRADIAQSLAAPHGPPNASGGAVYPGTCRHLPAAERARRLADELHCWRLDMARAAALAGALDWEEAGQGMRAADPAAHGDVVLARKDAPASYHLASTIDDAAMGVTHVIRGADLIASTDVHRLLQELLGLATPVYRHHALVCGPDGRRLAKRDAVASLAALREAGVDGRVLAADLVRERLPAGYSLQTA, from the coding sequence ATGCTGACCCGTTTCGCGCCCAGCCCAACGGGAGAACTGCACCTCGGCCATGCCTATAGCGCGGCGCTCGCCCACGGTGCGGCGCGCGATGCCGGCGGGCGTTTCCGCATCCGCATCGACGATATCGACGGCAGCCGCTCGCGCGAGGATTATGTGGCGGCCTCGCTCGCCAACCTCGCATGGCTGGGGCTCGACTGGGACGGCGATCCGGTGCGCCAGTCAAGCCATCTCGGTGATTATGCCGCGGCGCTTGACCATCTGCGCGCACGCGGCCTCGTCTATCCCTGTTTCTGCACCCGCGCCGACATCGCCCAAAGCCTCGCCGCGCCGCATGGGCCGCCCAATGCTTCGGGCGGCGCCGTCTATCCCGGCACTTGCCGCCACTTGCCGGCGGCCGAGCGCGCGCGCCGCCTCGCCGATGAGCTGCATTGCTGGCGGCTCGACATGGCGCGCGCCGCCGCGCTCGCGGGCGCTCTCGACTGGGAGGAAGCGGGGCAGGGGATGCGCGCCGCCGATCCGGCCGCGCACGGCGACGTGGTCCTCGCGCGCAAGGATGCCCCCGCCAGCTATCATCTCGCGAGTACGATCGACGATGCGGCGATGGGGGTGACGCATGTGATCCGCGGCGCCGACCTGATCGCCTCGACCGACGTCCACCGCCTGCTCCAGGAGTTGCTGGGCCTCGCGACCCCCGTCTATCGCCACCACGCCCTCGTCTGCGGTCCCGACGGACGGCGGCTCGCGAAGCGCGACGCCGTCGCCTCGCTGGCCGCGCTGCGTGAAGCCGGGGTCGACGGGCGCGTGCTCGCGGCCGATCTGGTTCGCGAGCGGCTTCCCGCTGGCTATTCGCTGCAAACAGCCTAA